A single genomic interval of Candidatus Bipolaricaulis anaerobius harbors:
- a CDS encoding FeoA family protein produces MSFDFPVPLSSLPPGGVGRVVAVHGGRGPSLRLRRLGVRPGALVRVATVGGWGGPVLVEVDGCQVALGRGLARHILVEPCGPSPRDGH; encoded by the coding sequence ATGAGTTTCGATTTCCCAGTGCCCCTGTCCTCCCTTCCCCCCGGGGGAGTGGGGAGGGTGGTGGCGGTCCATGGCGGTCGGGGTCCCTCCCTCCGCCTGCGGCGGTTGGGGGTGCGGCCGGGGGCCCTCGTCCGCGTCGCGACCGTGGGGGGATGGGGGGGCCCGGTCCTCGTGGAGGTGGATGGCTGTCAGGTCGCCCTCGGCCGCGGCCTCGCCCGGCACATCCTCGTCGAGCCCTGCGGCCCCTCACCGCGCGATGGCCACTGA
- a CDS encoding 2-oxoacid:ferredoxin oxidoreductase subunit beta, producing MNAEQYLADVELAWCPGCGNFQIRKALAQALSSLGLPPHRVVLVTGIGQAAKIVHYLTVNGFNGLHGRTIAAAAGLKLARPDLTVIAESGDGDLYGEGGNHLLHNIRRNVDLTVIAHDNRVYGLTKGQASPTAPLGYTTRAQPFGSLSSPLNPLALAVALGAPFVAQSFSGEVERTGRLIADAIRHKGFSLVNVLHPCPSWNRVQNFAWYKERLAPLEEGGHDKRDRMKALAVALLGGERIPIGVLYEEERPTFEEQHPVLSGDPVGLRPLPRPEEVRRLVASFS from the coding sequence ATGAACGCGGAGCAGTACCTTGCAGATGTGGAGCTCGCGTGGTGCCCGGGATGCGGGAACTTCCAGATCCGGAAGGCGTTGGCCCAGGCCCTCTCTTCCCTGGGCCTTCCCCCGCACCGGGTCGTCCTCGTCACCGGGATCGGCCAGGCGGCGAAGATCGTGCACTACCTCACCGTGAACGGGTTCAACGGCCTTCACGGGCGGACGATCGCCGCCGCGGCCGGGCTCAAGCTCGCCCGGCCCGATCTCACCGTGATCGCTGAGTCTGGGGATGGTGACCTGTACGGCGAAGGGGGGAACCACCTCCTCCACAACATCCGCCGCAACGTGGACCTCACCGTGATCGCCCACGACAACCGTGTCTACGGGCTCACCAAGGGCCAGGCCTCCCCCACGGCCCCATTGGGATACACGACCCGCGCCCAGCCGTTCGGCTCCCTCTCTTCCCCATTGAACCCGCTTGCCCTCGCTGTGGCCCTTGGTGCCCCGTTCGTGGCCCAGAGCTTCTCCGGGGAGGTGGAGCGGACGGGTCGGCTCATCGCCGACGCCATTCGGCACAAGGGGTTCTCCCTCGTGAACGTCCTCCACCCCTGTCCGAGCTGGAACAGGGTCCAGAACTTCGCGTGGTATAAGGAGCGGCTCGCTCCCTTGGAGGAAGGGGGCCACGACAAGCGGGATCGGATGAAGGCCCTGGCGGTAGCCCTCCTCGGCGGGGAGCGGATCCCAATCGGGGTCCTGTACGAGGAGGAACGACCGACGTTCGAGGAGCAGCACCCCGTCCTCTCCGGCGACCCGGTTGGGCTCCGTCCCCTCCCGCGACCGGAGGAGGTCCGGCGCCTGGTGGCGTCGTTCTCCTAG
- a CDS encoding redoxin domain-containing protein, with protein sequence MKVAVVALAAVVGSVPALAQVQPFIGLLPELGRCPVWWEQPTTIPLTSEPHEALFAMPRGGNEIWYGMLQLGSGENTVVHVAFWPGDGGGPRLWLDSNGNRDLTDDGDGLWMWKYGWHEYVWQYTVLVDYGAEGHLPYSIRLSAAPDYSWDPIIMPESGHLSPYSLHARSGGFQQGLLDVEGRTLLYGIYDANGDGRYDDIEHTGVLVDNDGDGRLCPSCPYETFLPGETFAIGTQCYALAEVSPSGRRVRVERVEQSLCNRPVFAPGWPAPDFNAQTLDGREVTLSQLSAQATVVVLISPRLCAAGMGELRDCPGCPSRDICEEVSKFGESVAGVEEYRSKVALVMVITDPELPPAAWLDKFAPFWEIVWDQDGKIAQLYYGCPGPLIIDHERTIRFVGLEPSTILDGFGCYRYEYGARMANVLDLLWALARVVADEG encoded by the coding sequence ATGAAGGTGGCGGTGGTGGCCCTCGCAGCCGTGGTGGGTTCGGTTCCCGCGCTCGCTCAGGTGCAACCTTTCATAGGGCTACTGCCTGAGCTTGGGAGATGTCCTGTGTGGTGGGAGCAGCCAACCACGATTCCCCTTACGTCCGAGCCGCACGAGGCGCTGTTTGCAATGCCTCGGGGAGGAAACGAGATCTGGTACGGCATGCTGCAGTTAGGCAGCGGGGAGAACACCGTAGTCCATGTTGCGTTCTGGCCCGGGGACGGCGGGGGCCCTCGACTTTGGCTAGACTCGAATGGCAATAGAGATCTAACCGACGATGGAGACGGCCTTTGGATGTGGAAGTACGGATGGCATGAATATGTTTGGCAGTACACGGTTCTCGTCGACTACGGTGCAGAAGGGCATCTCCCCTATTCGATCCGCCTCAGCGCGGCGCCCGATTACAGTTGGGACCCCATCATTATGCCCGAGTCCGGGCATCTCTCCCCGTACTCCCTTCACGCACGTTCTGGAGGATTCCAGCAGGGGCTACTGGATGTCGAGGGGAGGACGCTCTTGTACGGCATCTACGACGCCAATGGTGACGGTCGATACGACGACATCGAACATACTGGTGTCCTTGTAGACAATGACGGCGATGGCCGGCTTTGTCCCTCCTGTCCATATGAGACGTTCCTTCCGGGAGAGACGTTCGCGATCGGTACCCAATGCTACGCCCTTGCCGAGGTGAGCCCAAGCGGCCGACGGGTCCGGGTAGAACGGGTTGAGCAATCCTTGTGCAATCGGCCGGTGTTTGCTCCGGGTTGGCCCGCGCCTGACTTCAACGCCCAAACCCTGGACGGCCGCGAGGTCACCTTGTCCCAGCTGAGCGCCCAAGCGACGGTTGTTGTTCTCATCTCCCCACGCCTCTGCGCCGCGGGCATGGGAGAGCTTCGTGATTGCCCCGGCTGTCCTTCGAGGGACATCTGTGAGGAAGTCAGCAAGTTTGGTGAGAGCGTAGCAGGCGTTGAGGAATACCGGTCCAAGGTCGCCCTCGTCATGGTCATCACTGATCCGGAGCTACCACCAGCGGCCTGGCTTGACAAGTTCGCACCATTTTGGGAGATCGTCTGGGACCAGGATGGGAAGATCGCCCAGCTCTACTACGGGTGTCCAGGACCTCTGATCATCGACCACGAGCGAACCATCCGGTTTGTTGGCCTTGAGCCAAGCACGATACTCGATGGCTTTGGATGCTACCGCTATGAGTACGGTGCACGAATGGCGAACGTGCTCGACCTTCTCTGGGCCCTGGCACGAGTGGTGGCGGATGAGGGTTGA
- the rsmI gene encoding 16S rRNA (cytidine(1402)-2'-O)-methyltransferase — protein MAGTLFVCSTPIGNLADITLRALQTLREADLIVGEDTRRTRVLLSHYGIHTPFAPSLYQGAEEERTHQVLALLREGKKVALVSDAGTPLLSDPGYPLVRACVAEGIPVVPVPGPSALLAALVASGLPLDRFLFLGHLPRLKGPRRRALETVGTVDWTVVFYESPHRIRATLEELAQVAAARPVVVARELTKVHEEFVRGTADEVRRQFAERAEIRGEIVVVVGPPDEPGSPAVPRERARQVYKGLLTAGLSPQEARKITADQLNLSRREVYRSVHRLAD, from the coding sequence ATGGCGGGGACGCTCTTCGTGTGCTCGACCCCGATCGGAAACCTCGCGGACATCACCCTCCGCGCGCTGCAGACCCTGCGCGAGGCTGACCTCATCGTCGGCGAGGACACCCGGCGGACGCGGGTGCTCCTCTCCCATTACGGCATCCACACCCCGTTTGCCCCCAGCCTGTACCAGGGGGCAGAGGAGGAGCGGACCCACCAGGTGCTGGCCCTCCTCCGCGAGGGGAAGAAGGTGGCCCTCGTTTCGGATGCGGGGACGCCGCTCCTCTCCGACCCCGGCTATCCGCTGGTGCGGGCGTGCGTGGCGGAGGGGATCCCCGTGGTGCCCGTTCCCGGGCCGAGCGCCCTCCTCGCCGCCCTCGTCGCGTCGGGACTTCCGCTGGACCGGTTCCTCTTCCTCGGCCACCTCCCCCGTCTCAAGGGCCCCCGTCGGCGGGCCCTTGAGACGGTGGGCACCGTGGACTGGACGGTCGTCTTCTACGAGTCCCCCCACCGGATCCGCGCCACGCTGGAGGAGCTCGCCCAGGTGGCGGCCGCCCGGCCGGTGGTCGTCGCCCGCGAGCTGACGAAGGTCCACGAGGAGTTCGTGCGCGGAACCGCCGACGAGGTGCGGCGCCAGTTCGCCGAGCGGGCGGAGATCCGGGGGGAGATCGTGGTCGTGGTCGGGCCTCCCGACGAGCCAGGATCGCCTGCGGTCCCCCGGGAGAGGGCGCGCCAGGTGTACAAAGGCCTCCTCACTGCCGGCCTCTCCCCCCAGGAAGCCCGCAAGATCACGGCCGACCAGCTGAACCTGAGCCGGCGGGAGGTGTACCGCTCCGTCCATCGCCTCGCGGACTGA
- a CDS encoding N-acetylmuramoyl-L-alanine amidase family protein, translated as MPKSAIVLLLFSFVVVLTVGIVASLSQPPPTAVVVVVDPGHGGHDPGAVVAEVQEKDVNLAIALRVQERAASSSGLRVILTRSSDAYPTLLERLELAAAVGASLYLSIHANYYRDPIVCGVETWVDTGAGGESLRLAREVQRAVTAATGAPDRGVHRQTLYLRHASLPTALVEVGYLSCPGERAKLLDPAYQEKIADGILRGILSFLGIP; from the coding sequence GTGCCCAAGTCGGCCATCGTCCTCCTCCTGTTCAGCTTCGTCGTCGTGCTCACGGTGGGGATCGTGGCAAGCCTGTCGCAGCCCCCCCCGACGGCGGTGGTGGTCGTGGTCGACCCCGGGCACGGCGGCCACGACCCGGGAGCGGTCGTCGCCGAAGTTCAGGAGAAAGATGTGAACCTGGCGATCGCCCTCCGCGTCCAAGAGAGGGCTGCCTCAAGCTCGGGCCTGCGGGTGATCCTCACCCGTTCCTCCGATGCCTACCCGACCCTCCTCGAAAGGCTCGAACTCGCCGCGGCCGTCGGCGCGAGCCTCTACCTCTCCATCCACGCCAACTACTACCGCGACCCCATCGTATGCGGCGTCGAGACGTGGGTGGATACAGGCGCCGGAGGGGAGAGCCTGCGGCTGGCGCGGGAGGTGCAACGGGCCGTAACGGCGGCCACCGGGGCGCCCGACCGGGGCGTCCACCGCCAGACCCTCTACCTCCGCCACGCCTCGCTCCCGACCGCGCTTGTGGAGGTGGGGTACCTCTCCTGCCCCGGTGAACGGGCGAAGCTCCTCGACCCTGCCTACCAAGAGAAGATCGCGGACGGGATCCTCCGCGGGATCCTCTCCTTCCTCGGAATCCCGTAG
- a CDS encoding YggS family pyridoxal phosphate-dependent enzyme, which translates to MSPSEAIAQRCREVLRRVPSGVTVVAATKGWTPDEVRQAIAAGIGHIGENYVQDAERKKGAVLEPATWHMIGRLQTNKVNRATRVFDWVQTIHSAELARRLSASCAAHGKELPVLLQVNIGREPHKGGVPPEEIPTLAREVRALPSLHLRGLMAIPPAGERPEDARPHFRAMRKLFAALRDEGFALDTLSMGMSADWEVAVEEGATMIRLGTLLFGPRSPG; encoded by the coding sequence ATGTCACCATCGGAAGCGATCGCTCAGCGTTGCCGAGAGGTCCTGCGGCGGGTTCCGTCCGGGGTGACGGTCGTCGCGGCGACGAAGGGGTGGACGCCGGACGAGGTCCGACAGGCGATCGCGGCGGGGATCGGCCACATCGGGGAGAACTACGTCCAGGACGCGGAACGGAAGAAGGGGGCTGTCCTCGAGCCGGCGACGTGGCACATGATCGGCCGCCTCCAGACGAACAAGGTGAACCGGGCAACGCGGGTGTTCGATTGGGTACAGACGATCCACTCCGCCGAGCTCGCCCGGCGGCTTTCCGCATCCTGCGCCGCCCACGGGAAGGAGCTTCCCGTCCTCCTCCAGGTCAACATCGGCCGCGAGCCCCACAAGGGGGGAGTTCCCCCCGAGGAGATCCCCACCCTCGCCCGGGAGGTTCGCGCCCTCCCCTCGCTCCACCTGCGGGGCCTGATGGCCATCCCCCCCGCCGGGGAGAGGCCGGAGGACGCGCGGCCCCACTTCCGGGCGATGCGGAAGCTCTTCGCGGCGCTACGGGACGAAGGCTTTGCCCTCGATACCCTGTCCATGGGGATGAGCGCGGACTGGGAGGTAGCCGTCGAGGAAGGGGCGACGATGATCCGCCTCGGCACCCTCCTCTTCGGCCCCCGCTCCCCTGGCTAG
- the prfB gene encoding peptide chain release factor 2 produces the protein MNEHLRDLRDRIERLGQSLGADALRAKVKAIEEEMARPGFWEDRATAQGKVRELEAAKDRLGGYDHLTAALDEVEVLFEVAEEEGDAGAQAEAEEALAKLAEEMERVRIQLLLSGPYDGNDCFLALNAGAGGTDAQDWTEMLLRMYTRFCERAGFAVRLVDETPGEEAGLKSATLEVKGRRAYGLLKGESGVHRLVRISPFDSQARRHTSFASVTATPVVPEDDLVISEDDLRIDSFRAGGPGGQHMQKNETAVRITHLPTGIVVGCQNERSQLQNKLTALRILRARLRALMEQEHARKIEELRGELADIEWGHQIRSYVLQPYQLVKDHRTGVEVGNVQAVLDGDLWPFIWASLEAGQASQKA, from the coding sequence GTGAACGAACATCTCCGTGATCTGCGCGACCGCATTGAACGCCTCGGGCAGAGCCTCGGTGCGGATGCGCTGCGGGCGAAGGTGAAGGCGATCGAGGAGGAGATGGCCCGCCCCGGGTTCTGGGAGGATCGGGCGACAGCCCAGGGCAAGGTGCGGGAGCTCGAGGCCGCCAAGGACCGCCTCGGCGGGTACGACCACCTCACAGCGGCCCTCGACGAGGTCGAGGTCCTGTTCGAGGTCGCGGAGGAAGAGGGGGACGCGGGGGCGCAGGCCGAGGCCGAGGAGGCACTGGCCAAGCTCGCGGAGGAGATGGAGCGGGTACGGATCCAGCTCCTCCTCTCCGGCCCCTACGATGGGAACGACTGCTTCCTCGCCCTCAACGCCGGGGCCGGGGGCACGGATGCCCAGGATTGGACGGAGATGCTCCTCCGCATGTACACCCGATTCTGCGAGCGAGCGGGGTTTGCGGTGCGGCTCGTGGACGAGACGCCCGGCGAGGAAGCGGGCCTCAAGTCCGCGACCCTCGAGGTGAAGGGCCGCCGCGCCTACGGGCTTCTCAAGGGCGAATCCGGCGTGCACCGCCTGGTCCGCATCTCCCCGTTTGACAGCCAGGCCCGCCGTCACACCTCGTTCGCCTCGGTCACGGCCACGCCGGTCGTCCCGGAGGACGATCTCGTTATCTCCGAGGACGACCTCCGGATCGACTCGTTCCGCGCTGGAGGGCCCGGCGGGCAGCACATGCAGAAGAACGAGACCGCGGTCCGCATCACCCACCTCCCCACCGGGATCGTCGTTGGATGCCAGAACGAGCGCTCTCAGCTCCAGAACAAGCTCACCGCGTTGCGGATTCTCCGGGCGCGGCTCCGGGCGCTCATGGAGCAGGAACACGCGCGGAAGATCGAGGAGCTGCGGGGGGAGCTCGCCGACATCGAGTGGGGGCACCAGATCCGGTCCTACGTTCTGCAGCCGTACCAGCTGGTGAAGGACCACCGCACCGGGGTCGAGGTGGGGAACGTCCAGGCCGTGCTCGACGGCGACCTGTGGCCGTTCATCTGGGCATCGCTTGAGGCGGGACAGGCTTCGCAGAAGGCTTAG
- a CDS encoding C45 family autoproteolytic acyltransferase/hydolase, producing the protein MTEECPLLDLAGDPYTIGYGHGRGAKALIATNLALYTRRYRDEIGLGWEEVLRRAGVWFARVAELDPPYAAMVEGVAAGSGFPLLAIAALNARYELFYGEFAATGLATACTSFALLPARTGGRLLLGENWDWFPDVEGLWLRVAWGDLTVIAFTEAGIAGGKIGLNSAGIGLAVNGLLSHRDHWDGEGVPFHVRTWRVLSSPDLERAIAAVADGGAPGSANFLLGDATTGEAVSLERAPNGTARVEPADGILVHANHFLAKDTLDVREPLAEERRSTDLRQRRLTELLVGAAGRGPLSLASVQDSLRDHEGHPDSVCRHESPLFPLDLNYRTSLSVVMDLGAGRIHYTARPPCQSPYRTLGA; encoded by the coding sequence ATGACGGAGGAATGCCCCCTCCTCGACCTCGCCGGGGATCCGTACACGATCGGATACGGCCATGGCCGCGGGGCGAAGGCCCTCATCGCGACCAACCTCGCCCTCTACACCCGCCGCTACCGAGACGAGATCGGCCTTGGGTGGGAGGAGGTCCTCCGCCGGGCGGGGGTGTGGTTCGCTCGCGTGGCAGAGCTGGACCCCCCCTACGCGGCGATGGTGGAGGGCGTGGCCGCGGGTTCCGGGTTCCCCCTCCTCGCGATCGCTGCCCTCAACGCCCGGTACGAGCTCTTCTACGGGGAGTTCGCCGCGACGGGGCTCGCCACGGCGTGCACCTCGTTCGCCCTCCTCCCCGCGCGCACGGGGGGGAGGCTTCTCCTCGGGGAGAACTGGGATTGGTTCCCCGACGTGGAGGGACTATGGCTGAGGGTCGCCTGGGGCGACCTCACCGTGATTGCGTTCACCGAGGCCGGGATCGCTGGGGGAAAGATCGGCCTCAACTCAGCCGGGATCGGCCTCGCCGTGAATGGCCTCCTGTCGCACCGCGACCACTGGGACGGGGAGGGGGTCCCGTTCCACGTCCGAACGTGGCGCGTCCTCTCTTCCCCCGACCTCGAGCGTGCGATTGCGGCGGTCGCGGACGGGGGGGCGCCGGGATCGGCGAACTTCCTCCTCGGGGACGCCACGACCGGGGAAGCTGTGTCGTTGGAGCGAGCGCCGAACGGAACCGCCCGCGTGGAGCCAGCTGATGGGATCCTCGTCCACGCCAACCACTTCCTTGCCAAGGACACGCTGGACGTGCGGGAGCCCCTCGCCGAGGAGCGCCGCTCGACCGACCTCCGCCAGAGACGCCTGACGGAGCTCCTTGTCGGCGCGGCGGGGCGGGGTCCCCTCTCGCTCGCGAGCGTCCAGGACTCCCTGCGCGACCACGAAGGGCATCCCGACTCCGTGTGCCGGCATGAAAGCCCCCTCTTCCCCTTGGATCTGAACTACCGGACATCGCTCTCCGTCGTCATGGACCTCGGCGCTGGCCGGATCCACTACACCGCTCGCCCCCCGTGCCAGAGCCCGTACCGCACTCTCGGGGCCTAG
- the feoB gene encoding ferrous iron transport protein B gives MATDRWGAGKEGRNPQRVALVGQPNAGKSTLFNAIVGYRAVASNFPGTTVEALRGRANIGGRRGEVVDLPGTYSLLGGDLAERVTREFLLSGDVDAVIQVADASLLGRSLALTLELAELGIPMVLCLNMMDEAEHKGISIDVDALADLLGIPVVAAVASRGQGLSELLASLPAAKPARRPPYAADVERALARIVATLKGDPGAPIHRAAQLLGGEGGQAALDPQTARAVEEARAELSQGRGEDPGVILADERHAQAMRLFEAVARVGRPQVGWRERLDDVLMHPVAGYPFLVLILLGLFALVFWAGGTVEGILSPWLDGLSGRIAAALGTGPLAALLGGAWDGLGAGIAIVLPYLVPFLLLLAFLEDVGYMPRVGFLLDGLMHKVGLHGKSVIPFLLGYGCTVPAVLATRILDDERDRLVTAALAVMIPCAGRTIVIMGLVGRYVGPGVALLLYVGNVAVVALAGWVLTRLLPGEGPGLILEIPPYRRPRAKNLLGKTWLRLKGFIALAWPLLAVSSGLLALAEALGWARGLNASVRFLTWPLGLPSEAGVPLVLGILRKELSLVMLDRALVGGVAALTHAQMIVFTVFVLFYVPCLATVGALGKELGWRRTGLVVLGTTAVGLLLGAFVRLLV, from the coding sequence ATGGCCACTGACCGCTGGGGCGCAGGAAAGGAAGGGCGCAACCCTCAGCGGGTCGCCCTCGTTGGGCAGCCCAACGCCGGGAAGTCCACCCTGTTCAACGCCATCGTCGGGTACCGCGCGGTGGCATCGAACTTCCCCGGGACGACGGTGGAGGCCCTGCGCGGGCGGGCGAACATCGGCGGGCGCCGCGGGGAGGTCGTGGACCTCCCCGGCACGTATTCCCTCCTCGGGGGCGACCTCGCGGAGCGGGTGACGCGGGAGTTCCTCCTCTCCGGGGACGTGGATGCGGTCATCCAGGTCGCTGATGCCTCCCTCCTCGGTCGGTCGCTTGCGCTGACCCTCGAGCTCGCCGAGCTCGGGATCCCGATGGTCCTCTGCCTGAACATGATGGACGAGGCGGAACACAAGGGGATCTCGATTGACGTGGACGCGCTCGCGGATCTCCTTGGGATCCCGGTCGTAGCGGCGGTGGCGAGCCGTGGGCAGGGGCTGAGCGAGCTCCTCGCGTCCCTCCCCGCCGCCAAACCGGCGCGACGTCCTCCCTACGCGGCCGATGTCGAGCGGGCCCTGGCCCGAATCGTGGCGACGCTCAAGGGGGATCCCGGCGCTCCGATCCACCGTGCCGCCCAGCTCCTCGGGGGGGAGGGCGGACAGGCCGCGCTCGATCCTCAGACAGCGCGCGCGGTGGAGGAGGCTCGGGCCGAGCTTTCCCAGGGGCGGGGCGAGGATCCGGGGGTGATCCTCGCCGATGAGCGCCACGCCCAGGCGATGCGCCTGTTCGAGGCCGTGGCCCGGGTTGGCCGGCCCCAAGTCGGGTGGAGGGAGAGGCTCGACGACGTCCTCATGCACCCCGTGGCTGGCTACCCCTTCCTCGTCCTCATCCTCCTCGGCCTGTTCGCCCTCGTGTTTTGGGCGGGGGGGACGGTGGAGGGGATCCTCTCCCCATGGCTGGACGGGCTCTCGGGGCGGATTGCGGCCGCGCTGGGCACGGGCCCGCTGGCGGCCCTCCTCGGCGGGGCGTGGGATGGCCTCGGGGCAGGGATCGCAATCGTCCTCCCCTACCTCGTCCCGTTCCTGCTCCTTCTCGCGTTCCTCGAGGACGTGGGGTACATGCCGCGGGTGGGGTTCCTCCTCGATGGCCTGATGCACAAGGTCGGCCTCCACGGAAAAAGCGTGATCCCGTTCCTCCTCGGCTACGGGTGCACGGTTCCCGCCGTGCTCGCCACGCGCATCCTCGATGACGAGCGGGATCGGCTTGTCACGGCCGCGTTGGCGGTGATGATCCCCTGCGCCGGGCGGACGATCGTCATCATGGGCCTCGTCGGGAGGTACGTGGGGCCCGGGGTAGCGCTCCTCCTCTACGTGGGCAACGTGGCCGTGGTCGCGCTGGCGGGGTGGGTCCTCACAAGGCTTCTCCCCGGGGAGGGACCGGGGCTGATCCTGGAGATCCCCCCCTACCGCCGCCCGCGGGCGAAGAACCTCCTCGGGAAGACGTGGCTCCGGCTGAAGGGGTTCATCGCGCTGGCGTGGCCCCTCCTCGCCGTGTCGAGCGGCCTCCTCGCCCTGGCCGAGGCGTTGGGGTGGGCACGAGGTCTCAACGCGTCCGTGCGGTTCCTTACCTGGCCGCTCGGGCTCCCCTCCGAGGCCGGGGTCCCGCTCGTCCTCGGCATCCTGCGGAAGGAACTCTCCCTGGTGATGCTCGACCGGGCGCTCGTGGGTGGGGTGGCGGCCCTGACCCACGCCCAGATGATCGTGTTCACTGTGTTCGTCCTGTTCTACGTTCCCTGCCTGGCTACCGTCGGGGCATTGGGCAAGGAGCTCGGCTGGCGGCGGACGGGGCTCGTCGTCCTCGGGACGACGGCGGTCGGGCTCCTCCTCGGGGCCTTCGTCCGGCTCCTCGTCTAG
- a CDS encoding 2-oxoacid:acceptor oxidoreductase subunit alpha, giving the protein MDLVVRIAGAAGQGVQTLGDILARSLFRRGLYVHGELSYHSRIRGGENAFTLRIGDAPVAAPARDADLLLALNEEMFDLYRSHLRAGGRVVADEGVKDDVVTSVPAVRLAREEVGLPIAAGVVLLGAAARLLGLDPGIVGDEVRGAFGEKAEPNLRALALGYEQVRGEVGRLPPPQFGRGEKMLLTGGQAVGAGAIAAGCRFLSSYPMTPGTPVMEFLAHYAAEYGIVVEQAEDEIAAINMALGASYGGARSMVTTSGGGFALMVEGLSLAGMIETPIVIHLGQRPGPATGLPTRTGQENLLFALHAGHGEFPRYLVAPTDPEDAFYLTMRAFELAEEYQVPAIILTDQFVVDSYQVVPALDPARVALRSHVLAADELARMERYDRFSLTPRGVSPRALPGVSGKLVLVDSDEHDAFGRITEDLAIRKAMVEKRLRKGDGLRGEVAPPEVYPAGRLRGKRVLLGWGSTYGAIREAVEILGDEYAHVHLRELCPLRTEELERVWDEADEVVLVEGTATGQMGKWIAAETGLRPRRLVPRYDGRPFTAREIVEGVRG; this is encoded by the coding sequence ATGGACCTCGTTGTGCGGATCGCCGGCGCGGCGGGGCAGGGTGTGCAAACCCTTGGCGACATCCTCGCGCGCAGCCTCTTCCGCCGTGGCCTGTACGTCCACGGGGAGCTCTCCTACCACTCCCGGATCCGGGGTGGGGAGAACGCGTTCACCCTCCGCATCGGGGACGCTCCCGTCGCGGCCCCGGCGCGCGACGCTGACCTCCTCCTCGCTCTGAACGAGGAGATGTTCGATCTGTACCGGTCCCACCTTCGCGCGGGGGGGCGCGTGGTCGCGGACGAGGGGGTGAAGGACGATGTCGTCACATCCGTGCCTGCGGTGCGCCTCGCCCGGGAGGAGGTCGGGCTCCCCATCGCGGCCGGGGTGGTCCTCCTCGGGGCAGCGGCGCGGCTCCTCGGGCTCGATCCGGGCATCGTGGGTGACGAGGTCCGTGGCGCATTCGGGGAGAAGGCGGAGCCGAACCTGCGCGCGCTCGCCCTCGGCTACGAACAGGTCCGGGGCGAGGTGGGGCGCCTTCCTCCTCCCCAGTTTGGGCGTGGGGAGAAGATGCTCCTCACCGGCGGGCAAGCGGTAGGGGCGGGGGCGATCGCTGCTGGCTGTCGGTTCCTCTCCTCCTACCCCATGACCCCGGGGACGCCGGTCATGGAGTTCCTCGCCCACTACGCGGCGGAGTACGGGATCGTCGTCGAGCAGGCCGAGGATGAGATCGCAGCGATCAACATGGCGCTTGGGGCCTCCTACGGTGGGGCCCGATCCATGGTCACCACCTCCGGGGGCGGGTTTGCGTTGATGGTGGAGGGGCTGTCCTTGGCGGGGATGATCGAGACCCCGATTGTGATCCACCTCGGCCAGCGGCCGGGCCCGGCTACAGGCCTCCCCACCCGAACCGGGCAGGAGAACCTCCTGTTCGCCCTTCACGCGGGCCACGGCGAGTTCCCCCGCTACCTCGTTGCCCCCACGGACCCCGAGGACGCGTTCTACCTTACGATGCGGGCCTTCGAGCTCGCGGAGGAGTACCAGGTCCCCGCGATCATCCTCACCGATCAGTTCGTGGTGGACTCGTATCAGGTTGTCCCGGCCCTCGATCCAGCGCGGGTCGCACTGCGCAGCCATGTCCTCGCCGCGGACGAACTGGCGCGAATGGAACGCTACGATCGGTTCTCCCTCACCCCAAGAGGGGTTTCGCCCCGCGCGCTCCCGGGGGTGTCCGGCAAGCTCGTCCTCGTGGACTCCGACGAGCACGACGCCTTCGGCCGGATCACTGAGGACCTCGCGATCAGGAAGGCGATGGTGGAAAAGCGCCTGCGCAAGGGGGATGGGCTCCGGGGAGAGGTTGCGCCCCCCGAGGTCTACCCGGCGGGGCGGCTCCGTGGGAAGCGGGTTCTCCTCGGGTGGGGGTCCACCTATGGGGCAATCCGGGAAGCAGTGGAGATCCTCGGGGATGAGTACGCCCACGTCCACCTCCGCGAGCTCTGCCCCCTGCGGACCGAGGAGCTCGAGCGGGTGTGGGATGAGGCTGACGAGGTCGTCCTCGTGGAGGGGACGGCCACCGGACAGATGGGGAAGTGGATCGCTGCCGAGACGGGCCTTCGACCGCGCCGGTTAGTCCCTCGTTATGACGGACGGCCGTTCACCGCTCGGGAGATCGTCGAGGGGGTGAGAGGATGA